GCGGGTGGGCGTCGAGGTAGGCCTGGCGTACCACCGGCGCGGCGGTGTAGTCCGGGAAGTAGTGCTTGTCGTCTTCCAGCAGTTTGAGCTTGAAGGCATTGAGGCGCCCATCGGTGGTGTACACCAGGCCGGCGAACACCTGGCCGTTGCGCAGGGCGGTGTAGACCAGGCCGGCGTCCATCTGCCGGGTGTTCTTGCGGGTCAGGGCCATGTCATAGAGCTTGACCATCCCGGCCATGCCGTCGGAGCGGTTGGCGAACTCGGTGTCCAGGGCCACCAGGCGGTTTTCCTTGGTGTTTTCGGCCAGGGCCTGGGTCAGGTCGCTGATGCTATTGATCTGCGGATGTTCCTTGGCCACGTTCTCTGGCAGCGCCAGGGCATAGGTATTGCTGAACTTGGACGGTGACAGCCAGACCAGGCCTTTTTTCGCATCCAGTTCTTTCACCCGGGCGTAGGACTGTTCGCTGTCGAGTTTCTCGTCGATGTGGTTGTAGGCCACCAGCGAGACTCCGGTGTACTCCCAGATCAGGTCCAACTGGCCACTTTCCTGGGCACTGCGGGCCAGGTTGCTGCCCAGGCCCCCGGTGACGCGGGTGTCGTAGCCCTTGCTGCGCAAGTACTGGGAGGTGATCTCCGCCAGCAGGGTCTGTTCGGTGAAGACCCGGGCGCCGATGCGGATCAGCGGTTTTTCCACGGCGTGGGCCAATGTGCTGAAAAGCAGGGCGCAGCCGAGTATCAGGCTTAATTTCTTCATGTCGGTTCCTTGGCTCTGACGGGCTTAAGACGGGCGCAGACCACGTTCCAGCCAAAGTCGGCTGGCCAGGGTCACCAGGCCATCGAGGAGCAAGGCCAGCAGCGCGGTACAGGCCGCGCCGAGCAGCAGTTGCGGCTGATTGTTCAGGGCGATGCCGGGGAAAATCAGGCTGCCCAGGCTGTTGGCGCCGATCAGGAAGGCCAGGGGCGCGGTGCCGACGTTGATCGCCAGGGCCACCCGCACGCCGCCGATGATGATCGGCACGGCATTGGGCAATTCGACTTTCCACAGCACCTGGCGTGGCGTCATGCCGATGCCGACCGCGGCCTCCTTGAGGGAGCCCTGGACGTTCTTCAGGCCTTCATAGGTGTTGCGCACGATGGGCAGCAGGGAGGCGAGGAACAGCGCGAAAATGGCCGGGCCACTGCCGATGCCGAGGATCCCCAGAGCGATGGCCAGGACGGCCAGGGGAGGGACGGTGTTACCGATGTTGAACACTTGCATGAAGCGTTCGGCGCGTCCGACCATGCTCGGGCGGCTGAGGACGATGCCGGCGGGGATCCCCACCACCAGCGCGGCTAGCATTGAAGCCAGGACCAGGAACAGATGAGCTTGCAGGTAGAACAACAGATCGTCGCGGTAGTGTTCGATCGTAGTGATGCCGATCCAGTGGACCAGCAGGGCCAGGAGGGCGATTACCGCAGCGCCTCCTATCAGCCCTTTGCCATAGCGAATAGCCACAGGCGGACTCCTTTTTGTCGGTCGGCGGGCACTTTCCCGTGTGGCAGGGCCATTCCTGGCTGCCGGGAAAATACGCGCGAAAAGCAGCTCGTCGAGCGCCGGCAGAGCGGCGGGTGAACG
The DNA window shown above is from Pseudomonas protegens CHA0 and carries:
- a CDS encoding glycine betaine ABC transporter substrate-binding protein, with the translated sequence MKKLSLILGCALLFSTLAHAVEKPLIRIGARVFTEQTLLAEITSQYLRSKGYDTRVTGGLGSNLARSAQESGQLDLIWEYTGVSLVAYNHIDEKLDSEQSYARVKELDAKKGLVWLSPSKFSNTYALALPENVAKEHPQINSISDLTQALAENTKENRLVALDTEFANRSDGMAGMVKLYDMALTRKNTRQMDAGLVYTALRNGQVFAGLVYTTDGRLNAFKLKLLEDDKHYFPDYTAAPVVRQAYLDAHPQLAAELKPLAALFDDETMRQLNARVDVDHESPSAVAADFLRQHPIN
- a CDS encoding ABC transporter permease, with the translated sequence MAIRYGKGLIGGAAVIALLALLVHWIGITTIEHYRDDLLFYLQAHLFLVLASMLAALVVGIPAGIVLSRPSMVGRAERFMQVFNIGNTVPPLAVLAIALGILGIGSGPAIFALFLASLLPIVRNTYEGLKNVQGSLKEAAVGIGMTPRQVLWKVELPNAVPIIIGGVRVALAINVGTAPLAFLIGANSLGSLIFPGIALNNQPQLLLGAACTALLALLLDGLVTLASRLWLERGLRPS